One region of Salvelinus namaycush isolate Seneca chromosome 3, SaNama_1.0, whole genome shotgun sequence genomic DNA includes:
- the LOC120031249 gene encoding vacuolar protein sorting-associated protein 26B-like, with product MSFFSFGQSAQIDIVLNDAETRKKAEHKTEDGKVDQYFLFYDGDTVSGKVNITLKNPAKRLEHQGIRIEFIGKIELYYDRGNNYEFVSLVKDLAQPGELTQSRTFDFEFTNVEKPYEAYTGQNVKLRYFLRVTVSRRLNDISKEMDIVVHTLSMYPELNSSIKMEVGIEDCLHIEFEYNKSKYHLKDVIVGKIYFLLVRIKIRHMEINIIKREMTGTGTNVYHENDTIAKYEIMDGAPVRGESIPIRLFLAGYEITPTMRGINKKYSVRYYLNLVLIDEEERRYFKQQEITLWRRGDVVRKSMSHQAAIASQRFESSSSDEKALAHAQAKEQ from the exons ATGAGCTTTTTTAGTTTTGGTCAAAGTGCACAAATCGATATAGTTTTGAATGACGCTGAGACAAGAAAGAAAGCCGAACATAAGACCGAAGATGGGAAAGTGGACCAATATTTTCTGTTTTATGATGGCGATACAGTATCTGGAAAAGTCAACATAACACTGAAGAATCCAGCGAAAAGACTCGAGCATCAAGGCATCAGAATCGAGTTTATTGGTAAAATTG AGCTGTACTACGACAGGGGAAACAACTATGAGTTTGTGTCTCTGGTTAAAGACTTGGCCCAACCGGGAGAGCTAACGCAGTCCCGGACCTTCGACTTTGAGTTCACAAATGTGGAGAAACCATACGAGGCCTACACGGGCCAGAATGTCAAATTACG CTACTTTCTGCGGGTAACTGTAAGCCGGAGACTGAACGACATCAGTAAAGAAATGGACATTGTTGTGCACACGCTCAGTATGTACCCAGAACTCAACTCGTCTATCAAGATGGAAGTGGGAATCGAAGACTGCCTGCACATCGAGTTTGAGTACAACAAGTCTAA GTACCACCTAAAAGATGTCATCGTGGGGAAGATTTACTTCCTGTTGGTACGGATCAAGATCAGACACATGGAGATTAATATCATCAAGCGAGAGATGACTGGCACGGGCACAAACGTGTACCATGAGAACGACACCATAGCCAAGTACGAGATTATGGATGGAGCACCAGTGAGAG GGGAGTCTATCCCTATTCGACTTTTTCTGGCTGGCTATGAGATCACTCCTACGATGAGGGGCATCAACAAGAAGTACTCTGTGCGGTACTACCTCAATCTGGTGCTCatagacgaggaggagaggcgttaCTTCAAACAGCAG GAGATCACTCTGTGGAGGAGGGGGGACGTAGTGAGGAAGAGCATGTCCCACCAAGCGGCCATCGCCTCACAGCGCTTCGAGTCCTCGTCCAGTGACGAGAAAGCCCTAGCTCATGCCCAGGCTAAGGAACAGTAG